The Bartonella birtlesii IBS 325 genome has a window encoding:
- the lepA gene encoding translation elongation factor 4: protein MTVDRNYIRNFSIVAHIDHGKSTLADRLIQMTGGLESREMKEQVLDSMDIERERGITIKAQTVRLHYKAKSGETYILNLIDTPGHVDFAYEVSRSLAACEGSLLVVDASQGVEAQTLANVYQAIDNSHELVVVLNKVDLPAAEPERVKEQIEDVIGIDTSQAVEISAKTGLGVPDVLEAIVMQLPPPHTGDVNEPLKAMLVDSWYDAYLGVIVLVRVIDGILKKGQTIRMMGTGAKYPVERVGVFTPKMIQVDELGPGEIGFITASIKEVADTRVGDTITEERRSCEEALPGFKPAQPVVFCGLFPIDAADFEDLRAAMGKLRLNDASFSFEMETSAALGFGFRCGFLGLLHLEIIQERLEREFNLDLIATAPSVVYRMNMNDGSVKELHNPADMPDIVKISSIEEPWIRATIMTPDNYLGSILELCQERRGIQVSLSYVGTRAMVTYDLPLNEVVFDFYDRLKSISKGYASFDYQMTDYAEGDLVKMSILVNGESIDALSMLVHRTIAERRGRSMCEKLKDLIPQHMFQIPVQAAIGGKIIARETIRALRKDVTAKCYGGDVTRKRKLLEKQKEGKKRMRQFGKVEIPQSAFIQALKMSK, encoded by the coding sequence ATGACTGTAGATCGTAATTATATCCGTAATTTTTCCATCGTGGCACACATCGACCATGGAAAGTCAACTTTAGCTGATCGTTTGATTCAAATGACGGGAGGGCTTGAGTCACGTGAGATGAAAGAGCAAGTACTTGATTCCATGGATATTGAGCGTGAACGTGGAATTACTATTAAAGCACAAACGGTACGTTTGCACTATAAAGCGAAGAGTGGTGAAACCTATATTTTAAATCTTATTGATACGCCTGGTCATGTTGATTTTGCTTATGAGGTTTCGCGTTCATTGGCTGCTTGTGAAGGTTCACTTTTGGTAGTGGATGCGAGCCAGGGGGTAGAGGCGCAGACGTTGGCGAATGTTTATCAAGCTATTGATAATTCCCATGAATTGGTTGTTGTGCTCAATAAGGTTGATCTTCCAGCGGCAGAACCTGAGCGTGTTAAAGAACAAATTGAAGACGTGATAGGCATCGATACATCTCAGGCAGTGGAAATATCAGCAAAAACAGGTTTAGGAGTTCCTGATGTTTTAGAAGCAATTGTGATGCAACTGCCACCTCCACATACTGGCGATGTTAACGAGCCCTTAAAAGCGATGTTAGTTGATAGTTGGTATGATGCATATCTTGGTGTCATTGTTTTGGTGCGGGTGATTGATGGTATATTGAAAAAAGGTCAAACTATCCGCATGATGGGTACAGGAGCAAAATATCCAGTTGAACGGGTTGGAGTCTTTACCCCAAAAATGATCCAAGTTGATGAATTAGGACCAGGGGAGATTGGCTTTATAACGGCCTCTATCAAAGAAGTTGCTGATACACGGGTTGGTGATACCATTACGGAAGAACGCCGCTCTTGTGAAGAAGCGTTACCTGGGTTTAAACCTGCGCAACCTGTTGTTTTTTGTGGACTTTTTCCCATTGATGCGGCTGATTTTGAAGATTTACGTGCAGCTATGGGCAAACTGCGCTTAAATGATGCAAGCTTTTCCTTTGAAATGGAAACATCCGCGGCTTTAGGGTTTGGCTTTCGTTGTGGATTTTTAGGGCTTCTTCATCTTGAAATTATTCAAGAGCGGTTAGAGCGCGAGTTTAATTTGGATTTAATCGCGACAGCACCTTCAGTTGTTTATCGTATGAATATGAATGATGGTTCTGTTAAAGAATTACACAACCCAGCAGATATGCCTGATATTGTTAAAATTTCTTCCATTGAAGAACCATGGATTCGGGCTACAATTATGACTCCTGATAACTATCTTGGATCAATTTTAGAACTTTGCCAAGAACGGCGAGGGATACAGGTTAGTTTGTCCTATGTCGGGACGCGTGCGATGGTGACATACGATTTGCCGCTGAATGAGGTTGTTTTTGATTTTTATGATCGTTTAAAATCAATTTCAAAGGGTTATGCTTCCTTTGATTATCAGATGACGGATTATGCAGAAGGCGATTTAGTTAAAATGTCTATTTTAGTGAATGGAGAGTCTATTGATGCATTGTCGATGCTTGTGCACCGCACTATTGCGGAAAGGCGCGGGCGTTCTATGTGCGAAAAACTAAAAGATCTTATTCCTCAACATATGTTTCAGATTCCAGTCCAAGCAGCAATTGGGGGTAAAATTATTGCGCGTGAAACAATTCGTGCTTTGCGTAAAGATGTAACGGCTAAATGCTACGGGGGTGATGTGACGCGTAAGCGCAAACTTTTAGAAAAGCAAAAAGAAGGTAAAAAACGAATGCGCCAATTCGGAAAAGTAGAAATTCCACAGTCGGCTTTTATTCAAGCGCTTAAAATGAGTAAATAA
- the dapD gene encoding 2,3,4,5-tetrahydropyridine-2,6-dicarboxylate N-succinyltransferase yields the protein MTHLTQLEMIIEKAFDDRDSIDIITKGEIRESVEYALNLLDKGEVRVAERQKNGQWHVHQWLKKAVLLSFRLNPMQIIAGGINGTYWWDKVPSKFSGWQEVDFKKADFRSVPGAIVRHSAYIAPNVILMPSFVNLGAFVDEGTMVDTWTTVGSCAQIGKHVHLSGGVGIGGVLEPLQANPTIIEDYCFIGARSEVVEGCIIREGAVLGMGVFIGKSTKIIDRTTGEVFIGEVPAYSVVVPGSLPGKPLPNGAASPNLYCAVIVKRVDQKTREKTSINDLLRD from the coding sequence ATGACCCATCTCACACAACTTGAAATGATTATTGAAAAAGCATTTGATGATCGCGATTCTATCGATATTATCACAAAGGGTGAAATTCGTGAAAGTGTTGAATATGCATTAAACCTTCTTGACAAAGGTGAAGTCCGTGTAGCGGAACGCCAAAAAAATGGACAATGGCATGTTCACCAATGGTTAAAAAAAGCCGTCCTTCTCTCTTTTCGGCTCAATCCTATGCAAATTATTGCCGGTGGGATAAATGGAACATATTGGTGGGATAAAGTCCCTTCGAAATTTTCTGGTTGGCAAGAAGTTGACTTTAAAAAAGCTGATTTCCGTTCCGTTCCTGGAGCGATTGTACGCCATTCTGCCTATATTGCTCCCAATGTTATATTGATGCCATCCTTTGTAAATCTTGGTGCTTTTGTCGATGAGGGAACAATGGTTGATACATGGACTACTGTTGGTTCCTGTGCACAAATTGGCAAACATGTTCATCTTTCTGGTGGCGTCGGTATCGGAGGTGTTTTAGAACCACTGCAAGCAAACCCAACGATTATTGAAGATTATTGCTTTATCGGTGCACGCTCTGAAGTCGTTGAAGGTTGTATTATTCGTGAAGGTGCAGTTTTAGGAATGGGAGTTTTTATTGGAAAATCTACAAAAATTATTGATCGTACAACAGGCGAAGTTTTTATAGGCGAAGTGCCTGCCTATTCCGTTGTAGTTCCAGGCTCTCTCCCTGGAAAACCATTACCAAACGGTGCAGCAAGTCCAAATCTTTATTGTGCTGTCATAGTGAAACGCGTTGACCAAAAAACACGAGAAAAAACATCTATTAACGATCTTTTGCGTGATTAA
- a CDS encoding LOG family protein — MKKGYKEKREKEQKNWAPLLHVKDALQQVHEVPDSAQMHSPTYRLAYIDQEFMMRPELRSQRIGLEFLKPEIVLQEYNIQSTIVLFGGARIPESGQAAWAAKNGTQKKNLHAMSHYYDEAREFARLCSCYSATTEYREFVVVTGGGPGIMEAGNRGATDVGAPTIGLNVVLPHEQMPNSYVTPHLCFNFHYLGMRKMHFLMRAKALAVFPGGFGTLDELFETLTLMQTGRMKQVPILMFGKEFWANVINFDYLSAQGTISPADLTLMTFVNTAAEAFEEIRSFYKLP; from the coding sequence ATGAAAAAAGGTTACAAAGAAAAAAGAGAAAAAGAACAAAAAAATTGGGCGCCACTTCTCCATGTAAAAGATGCTCTACAACAGGTGCATGAAGTTCCCGATTCAGCACAAATGCATTCACCTACTTATCGTTTGGCATATATCGACCAAGAGTTTATGATGCGTCCTGAGTTACGCTCACAACGTATTGGTCTTGAGTTTTTGAAGCCAGAAATAGTGCTTCAAGAATATAATATTCAATCAACAATTGTTTTATTTGGTGGTGCGCGTATTCCCGAATCTGGGCAAGCAGCGTGGGCAGCAAAAAATGGAACACAAAAGAAAAATTTACATGCTATGTCACATTATTACGATGAAGCAAGGGAATTTGCGCGTTTATGTTCATGCTATTCTGCTACGACGGAGTATCGTGAATTTGTGGTCGTCACAGGGGGAGGGCCAGGGATAATGGAAGCAGGAAATCGTGGTGCTACTGATGTTGGTGCACCAACGATTGGCTTAAATGTCGTTTTGCCGCATGAGCAAATGCCTAATTCTTATGTGACTCCGCATTTATGTTTTAATTTTCATTATTTAGGGATGCGTAAAATGCATTTTTTAATGCGGGCGAAGGCATTGGCCGTTTTCCCTGGAGGATTTGGTACTCTGGATGAGTTGTTTGAAACTTTAACTTTAATGCAAACGGGGCGAATGAAACAGGTTCCAATTTTAATGTTTGGCAAAGAATTTTGGGCAAACGTTATTAATTTTGATTATTTATCAGCGCAAGGTACGATCTCTCCTGCTGATCTCACCCTGATGACATTTGTTAATACCGCAGCGGAGGCTTTTGAAGAAATCCGTTCCTTTTATAAGCTTCCTTAA
- the truA gene encoding tRNA pseudouridine(38-40) synthase TruA: MPRFKLTLEYDGSNYAGWQRQTDLRTIQGALEQAIFHFCGQQLTITTAGRTDAGVHAMGQVVHVDFEKNWYTHTIRDALNAHLRKQGEDISILNVQNVPDDFDARFSAIKRHYLFKILNRRSPPALNAKRVWWLPKPLNAQAMHEAAQKLVGQHDFTTFRSAHCQAKSPIRTLERLDVQREGEEIFLYAQARSFLHHQIRSFAGSLMEVGIGRWTTQDLEAALHAKDRTRCGVVAPPSGLYLTKVEY; the protein is encoded by the coding sequence ATGCCACGTTTTAAACTCACCCTTGAATATGATGGCTCAAATTACGCTGGCTGGCAGCGCCAAACAGACCTCCGCACCATACAAGGAGCTCTTGAACAAGCTATTTTTCACTTTTGCGGCCAACAACTAACCATTACGACAGCTGGTCGAACTGATGCAGGTGTGCATGCTATGGGGCAAGTTGTACATGTTGATTTTGAAAAAAACTGGTACACACACACTATACGTGATGCGCTCAATGCGCATTTACGAAAACAAGGAGAAGATATTTCGATCTTAAATGTACAAAACGTCCCTGATGACTTTGACGCACGATTTTCCGCAATCAAACGCCATTATCTTTTTAAAATTCTCAATCGCCGCTCCCCACCAGCTTTAAACGCCAAACGCGTGTGGTGGTTGCCAAAACCCCTCAATGCACAAGCCATGCATGAAGCTGCCCAAAAACTTGTAGGACAACACGATTTTACTACTTTCCGCTCAGCTCATTGCCAAGCCAAAAGCCCTATTCGTACCCTCGAACGCCTTGATGTTCAAAGAGAAGGAGAAGAGATTTTCCTCTATGCACAAGCCCGCTCTTTTCTTCATCATCAAATTCGTTCATTTGCGGGAAGCCTCATGGAAGTTGGTATCGGTCGCTGGACAACACAAGATCTTGAAGCAGCTCTTCATGCTAAAGATCGCACACGTTGTGGTGTCGTCGCACCACCTTCAGGACTTTATTTGACTAAAGTGGAATATTAA
- the fmt gene encoding methionyl-tRNA formyltransferase: MALRLSFMGTPDFSVPILHALLNAGHDIVAVYSQPPRPAGRRGLKLIPSPVQNAAQAKCIPVFTPLTFKTVEQQAQFTALGVDAAVVVAYGLLLPKTILETPRFGCFNAHASLLPRWRGAAPIQRAIMAGDRETGMMIMKMDEGLDTGPIALSHSIPITDNMTTCELSDKLSHIGAELMIKALSALEKGQLKLTPQSAEGITYASKIKKEETRIDWTKSAELIHRHIRALFPSPSCWCNMNIGGREERVKILGSRLKTGASLEIGRIEPNSLIIHCGQGRLEITHLQRSGGKILDSATFLRGAHISAVF; the protein is encoded by the coding sequence ATGGCATTACGGTTAAGTTTTATGGGAACACCTGATTTTTCTGTTCCCATTTTACATGCTTTGTTGAATGCGGGACATGATATTGTAGCTGTTTATAGCCAACCTCCTCGCCCAGCAGGTCGTCGTGGTCTTAAATTGATCCCCTCACCTGTTCAAAACGCAGCACAAGCAAAATGCATCCCTGTGTTCACTCCTCTAACGTTCAAAACGGTTGAACAACAAGCCCAATTTACAGCTCTTGGTGTTGATGCTGCTGTTGTTGTTGCCTATGGACTCCTCTTACCGAAAACTATTCTTGAAACACCACGTTTTGGTTGTTTTAATGCTCATGCTTCACTCTTACCACGTTGGCGTGGCGCTGCTCCTATTCAGCGTGCAATTATGGCTGGTGATAGAGAAACGGGAATGATGATTATGAAAATGGATGAAGGGCTTGATACAGGACCTATTGCTCTCTCCCACTCCATCCCTATTACTGATAACATGACGACCTGTGAACTTTCAGATAAACTTTCACATATAGGCGCAGAACTCATGATAAAAGCTCTGTCAGCTCTTGAAAAAGGTCAGCTTAAACTTACCCCACAATCAGCAGAAGGCATAACCTATGCCTCCAAAATCAAAAAGGAAGAAACCCGCATTGATTGGACAAAATCTGCAGAACTTATTCATAGGCATATTCGTGCACTTTTTCCCTCTCCTAGTTGCTGGTGCAACATGAATATCGGCGGACGAGAAGAGCGCGTAAAAATTCTTGGAAGTCGCTTAAAAACGGGAGCTTCTCTTGAAATTGGTCGGATAGAGCCAAATTCTTTGATCATCCACTGCGGACAAGGACGTTTAGAAATAACCCATCTCCAAAGATCTGGTGGTAAAATTCTTGATAGCGCCACATTTTTGCGAGGTGCTCATATTTCTGCTGTTTTTTAA
- the def gene encoding peptide deformylase produces the protein MSIKPLITLPDPILRKVSKPVDHIDSTLQKLADDMLDTMYNAQGVGLAAIQIGIPLRMLVIDVSRDDIPKNPLVVINPEILWLSDERNIYKEGCLSIPEYYAEVERPKRLYVRYQDRQGKQTEIETDDLLATCLQHEIDHLNGCLFIDHISKIKRDMVIRKFKKRAKEDNAQEALL, from the coding sequence ATGTCAATTAAACCTTTAATTACTTTACCTGATCCGATTTTACGGAAAGTCTCCAAACCCGTCGATCATATTGATTCAACTCTCCAAAAGCTTGCTGATGATATGTTGGATACGATGTATAATGCCCAAGGTGTTGGTCTTGCTGCTATTCAAATTGGTATACCGCTGCGTATGTTGGTCATAGATGTCTCCAGAGATGATATCCCAAAAAATCCGCTTGTTGTTATTAACCCAGAAATCTTATGGCTTTCAGATGAGCGTAATATTTATAAAGAAGGCTGCCTCTCTATTCCTGAATATTACGCGGAAGTTGAACGCCCTAAACGCCTTTATGTGCGCTATCAAGATCGCCAAGGGAAACAAACAGAAATCGAGACAGATGATCTCCTAGCTACTTGCTTACAGCACGAAATCGATCATTTAAACGGTTGCCTTTTTATAGATCACATTTCAAAAATCAAACGTGATATGGTGATACGAAAATTTAAAAAACGCGCAAAAGAAGACAACGCACAGGAAGCACTTTTGTAA
- a CDS encoding DNA recombination protein RmuC, translated as MFDSFFSFMLADQSFAKLSALLLLILICLIFFMLIHSHRKKAFWENKTAERAREAQMQMDTLLKTQAEMQGRMQTMAEIFGQRQAELNKSLSEQLNGMTANLGQTLQVQTKSTYENLARLQERLAVIDAAQNNIQSLTGQVVQLQAILSNKQTRGTFGQGRMEAIIADALPPNAYAFQAVLSNGKRPDCLIYMPNKGPSLVIDAKFPLEAWNAMRKATSAQERQEAERQFRTDMEVHIRDIAQKYLIPGETHDTAFLFVPSESVFATIYEDFEPLVQKANRAHVIIVSPSLLMLSVQVVQTIMKDARMREQAHLIQSEVAKLMEDFGRMDTRVRALQKHFYKAGEDIEGILISSSKIMKRANRIETFELKENNFEPTNEPTKMTASIPSQTLRLVDEE; from the coding sequence ATGTTTGATTCGTTTTTTTCTTTTATGCTCGCTGATCAGTCTTTTGCTAAACTAAGTGCTCTGCTTTTACTGATACTCATTTGCTTGATATTTTTTATGCTGATACATTCTCATCGGAAAAAGGCATTTTGGGAAAATAAAACTGCTGAACGTGCTCGTGAAGCACAAATGCAGATGGATACATTGCTAAAGACACAAGCTGAAATGCAAGGGCGAATGCAGACTATGGCAGAAATTTTTGGTCAAAGGCAGGCTGAGTTGAATAAGTCACTCAGTGAGCAACTCAATGGGATGACAGCCAATTTGGGTCAAACGCTTCAAGTGCAGACCAAATCTACTTATGAAAATCTGGCTCGATTGCAAGAACGTTTAGCGGTAATTGATGCGGCGCAAAATAATATTCAGTCGCTTACAGGACAGGTTGTTCAGTTACAGGCTATTTTAAGCAATAAGCAGACACGTGGCACTTTTGGTCAGGGGAGGATGGAAGCAATTATTGCTGATGCCCTACCACCAAATGCTTATGCTTTTCAGGCAGTTCTCTCTAATGGAAAGCGCCCAGATTGCCTCATTTATATGCCAAATAAAGGACCATCTCTTGTGATTGATGCAAAATTTCCTCTAGAGGCGTGGAATGCCATGCGTAAAGCAACATCAGCGCAAGAGCGTCAGGAAGCAGAACGCCAATTCCGTACTGACATGGAAGTTCATATTCGCGATATTGCACAGAAATATTTAATTCCTGGAGAAACACATGACACTGCTTTTCTCTTTGTACCCTCGGAATCGGTTTTTGCAACAATTTATGAAGATTTTGAGCCATTGGTACAAAAAGCCAATCGAGCACATGTGATTATTGTATCACCATCTTTGTTGATGTTATCTGTTCAGGTTGTACAAACTATTATGAAAGATGCGCGGATGCGTGAACAAGCACATTTGATTCAGTCAGAAGTAGCAAAATTAATGGAAGATTTTGGACGAATGGATACGCGTGTTCGCGCGTTACAGAAGCATTTTTACAAAGCAGGTGAAGATATAGAGGGGATTTTAATATCATCCTCCAAAATTATGAAACGAGCTAATCGCATTGAAACTTTTGAGTTAAAAGAGAACAACTTTGAGCCAACAAATGAGCCAACAAAAATGACAGCCTCTATTCCATCTCAAACATTGCGTTTGGTGGATGAGGAGTAA
- a CDS encoding DUF1150 family protein: MGEHKQNLSLQNAFYPDAGQIAYLKKVCTDDLAKNFPDLPPMTPGITIWALFGETGYPIILSDERSIALAGANEHELQIVTLH; encoded by the coding sequence ATGGGAGAACATAAACAGAACTTGTCTTTACAAAATGCGTTCTATCCTGATGCGGGGCAGATTGCTTATTTAAAAAAAGTTTGTACAGATGATTTGGCTAAAAATTTTCCAGATCTTCCGCCAATGACTCCAGGTATTACAATATGGGCTCTCTTTGGTGAAACGGGTTATCCAATTATTTTGTCTGATGAGCGCTCTATCGCTCTTGCAGGAGCTAATGAACATGAGCTACAAATTGTAACTCTACACTAA
- a CDS encoding Hsp20 family protein, translating to MTHVTPFSNPFLLGFETIEKTLRRIGKTDEAYPAYNIERLHKNDEANHIRITLAVAGFKVDNLNILLDDNQLIIHGKQTDNQNHQYLYHGIAARQFQRIFVLAEGMHVTNAELKNGLLSINLHQPKLKKQTKQIPIKVSNGEV from the coding sequence ATGACACATGTGACGCCTTTCTCCAATCCCTTTCTTTTAGGATTTGAAACGATAGAAAAAACACTGCGGCGTATTGGTAAAACCGATGAAGCTTATCCAGCTTATAATATTGAGCGTTTGCACAAAAATGATGAAGCAAATCATATACGCATAACTTTAGCTGTTGCTGGATTTAAAGTCGATAATCTCAATATTCTGCTTGATGACAATCAACTGATCATTCATGGTAAACAAACAGACAATCAAAATCACCAATATTTATATCATGGTATAGCAGCACGCCAATTCCAACGTATCTTTGTTCTCGCAGAAGGAATGCATGTTACAAATGCTGAGTTGAAAAATGGACTGTTATCAATTAACCTACATCAACCAAAGTTAAAAAAACAAACAAAACAGATTCCAATTAAAGTTAGCAATGGTGAGGTATAA
- the nth gene encoding endonuclease III codes for MTQRTIKIKLLQTRKSVEILYSKDEIEEIFRRFSVQRPLPKSDLIYTNVFTLLVAVVLSAQATDTSVNKATKELFRLADQPEKMVALGEEEIARHIRTIGLWRAKARNVYALCNFLIDHYGGQVPDKREALMALPGVGRKTANVVLNVAFGQPTLAVDTHIFRLGNRLGLAFGKTPEIVEEKLLKIIPVHYLRYAHHWLILHGRYICQARKIQCTQCIIADLCKAAIKTNSIPAPLVEVQGNGPPIFFDMVLLFRVY; via the coding sequence ATGACTCAAAGAACAATAAAAATAAAATTGTTACAAACACGAAAATCTGTTGAAATATTATATAGTAAAGACGAAATTGAAGAAATATTTCGTCGTTTTTCTGTTCAACGTCCGCTTCCTAAGAGTGATCTTATCTATACCAATGTTTTTACTCTTTTGGTTGCGGTTGTTCTTTCGGCTCAGGCTACAGATACGAGCGTTAATAAAGCGACAAAGGAATTGTTTCGCCTCGCTGATCAACCGGAAAAAATGGTTGCATTAGGAGAAGAAGAAATTGCACGTCATATTCGTACAATTGGTCTTTGGCGTGCAAAAGCGCGTAATGTTTATGCACTTTGCAACTTTTTAATTGATCACTATGGTGGTCAGGTGCCTGATAAACGTGAAGCACTTATGGCACTTCCTGGAGTAGGACGTAAAACGGCTAATGTTGTTTTGAATGTTGCTTTTGGTCAGCCTACACTGGCGGTGGATACGCATATTTTTCGCCTTGGAAACCGTCTTGGGTTAGCGTTTGGCAAAACACCAGAGATTGTTGAAGAAAAGTTACTAAAGATTATACCAGTACATTATCTTCGCTATGCGCATCATTGGCTTATTTTGCATGGGCGTTATATTTGCCAAGCTCGTAAAATACAATGTACACAATGTATTATTGCTGATCTTTGTAAAGCAGCCATCAAAACAAATTCAATTCCAGCACCTTTGGTTGAAGTTCAAGGCAATGGACCTCCGATTTTTTTTGATATGGTCTTGCTATTTCGTGTATACTAG
- the rpmI gene encoding 50S ribosomal protein L35: MPKMKTKSSAKKRFKITASGKVKVAAAGKRHGMIKRSNKFIRDARGTMVLCEQDAKKVIQHYLPNGV, translated from the coding sequence ATGCCCAAGATGAAGACCAAGTCGTCCGCTAAGAAGCGGTTTAAAATCACTGCGTCAGGCAAAGTTAAAGTAGCAGCTGCAGGCAAACGTCACGGCATGATTAAACGTTCAAATAAATTTATTCGCGATGCCCGTGGAACAATGGTTTTATGCGAACAAGATGCCAAAAAAGTTATTCAGCATTATTTGCCAAATGGTGTTTAA
- the rplT gene encoding 50S ribosomal protein L20, translating to MARVKRGVTAHAKHKKVLKQAEGFYGRRKNTIRAAKAAVDRSKQYAYRDRKNRKRTFRALWIQRINAAVRAEGLTYARFIDGLSKAGIEVDRKVLSDIAIHETEAFSTLVVSAKKALEYLKDTTPNAFESAVK from the coding sequence ATGGCACGTGTAAAAAGAGGTGTGACAGCGCACGCTAAGCACAAAAAAGTTTTGAAACAGGCTGAAGGTTTTTACGGCCGGCGCAAAAATACTATTCGTGCAGCTAAAGCGGCGGTTGATCGTTCAAAGCAGTATGCTTATCGTGATCGAAAAAATAGAAAACGTACTTTCCGTGCTTTGTGGATTCAAAGAATTAATGCCGCTGTTCGTGCAGAAGGTTTGACTTATGCGCGCTTTATTGATGGTTTATCGAAAGCTGGTATTGAGGTTGATCGTAAAGTTCTTTCAGATATAGCAATTCACGAAACAGAAGCGTTTTCTACTTTAGTTGTGTCTGCAAAGAAGGCTTTGGAATATTTAAAAGACACGACACCTAATGCTTTTGAAAGCGCTGTCAAGTAA
- the pheS gene encoding phenylalanine--tRNA ligase subunit alpha gives MSDVERLEQEICLALEAAGDEQELEAVRIAALGKKGSISEKLKTLGKMTAEERHKMGPALNGLKNRVLELWMQKRDLLKKQAMDTRLSSETVDVTLPVRSSPIERGRIHPISQVIEEIIAIYTNMGFSLAEGPDIETDYYNFTALNFPEGHPAREMHDTFFFDVNKAGERKLLRTHTSPVQIRTMEKQKAPIRIIIPGKTYRMDSDATHSPMFHQVEGLVIDKTSTIAHMMWLHETFCKAFFEVSSVKMRFRPSFFPFTEPSMEVDIQCDRSGSEVKFGEGQDWLEILGCGMVHPNVLKNVGLDPDEYQGFAWGMGIDRIAMLKYGMPDLRAFFDADLRWLDHYGFRCFDMPAFFPALNNV, from the coding sequence ATGAGCGATGTTGAGCGTCTGGAACAAGAAATTTGTTTAGCTTTAGAAGCAGCGGGTGATGAACAGGAACTTGAAGCAGTGCGTATTGCGGCGTTAGGCAAAAAAGGGAGCATCTCTGAAAAATTAAAAACATTAGGGAAGATGACCGCTGAAGAACGTCATAAAATGGGGCCTGCTCTTAATGGGTTAAAAAATCGTGTTTTAGAGTTATGGATGCAAAAACGCGATCTTCTTAAAAAGCAAGCAATGGATACGCGCCTTTCTAGCGAAACGGTTGATGTAACCTTACCTGTTCGTTCTTCACCTATAGAACGGGGGCGTATTCATCCTATCTCACAGGTGATTGAAGAAATTATAGCTATTTACACGAATATGGGTTTTTCACTTGCAGAAGGACCAGATATTGAAACAGATTATTACAACTTTACGGCATTGAATTTCCCTGAAGGTCATCCAGCGCGCGAAATGCATGATACTTTCTTTTTTGATGTCAATAAAGCAGGAGAGCGCAAATTATTGCGCACCCATACATCACCCGTGCAAATTCGTACGATGGAAAAACAAAAAGCACCGATACGTATCATTATTCCTGGAAAAACTTACCGTATGGATTCAGATGCGACTCATTCACCAATGTTTCATCAGGTGGAAGGTCTTGTGATTGATAAAACCTCTACCATTGCACATATGATGTGGCTTCATGAGACTTTTTGTAAAGCTTTTTTTGAAGTTTCATCTGTGAAGATGCGTTTTCGTCCCTCTTTTTTTCCTTTTACCGAACCATCTATGGAAGTGGATATCCAGTGTGACCGTTCTGGTTCAGAAGTAAAATTCGGTGAAGGACAGGATTGGCTGGAAATCTTAGGATGCGGAATGGTGCATCCTAATGTATTGAAGAATGTTGGTTTAGATCCCGATGAATATCAGGGATTTGCGTGGGGAATGGGTATTGATCGCATTGCCATGTTGAAATACGGTATGCCTGATTTGCGGGCTTTTTTTGATGCTGATTTGCGTTGGTTAGATCATTACGGCTTTCGTTGTTTTGATATGCCTGCTTTTTTTCCTGCTTTAAATAATGTGTGA